CGCGCGGGCGCCAGGCCGATACACGTCCGTCAACGGATCGCGTTGCGGCAGGAAGTCGCCCTTCTTGTTGACCGGGCGGAACGCCTCGTCGCCCACTTCGTGATAGATCAACACGAATTCCCGGAAGTCCGGACCCGAGCCGTTGTCGATCATCACCTGCCAGCCACTGCTGGCCGCCTCGTCCTTGGAGGTCGGATCTCCGAGCGCCTGCAGGTAGGACGAGCCGCGCGGCTCGACGACGAAGGCCCCGAAGAGCCCGAGGACCGTCAACTCGCGATCGTTGCTGAAGCTGTGGAACTGCTTCACGCCTTCCTGCGCGGCCGGGTGGATGTACCATTCCATCTCCACCGCCTTGTCCGGCTTGGCCACCGAGTCCGGGTTGGTGGTGGTCGCCGCCTGGCCCGTGGCGCTGATCACCGGATAGGAGCCGTGGATGTGCAGGCTGACTTCGTCCACGCCTTCCAGCTTGTTCTCCAGCTTGATCTTGACGCAGTCGCCCTGATTCGCGCGGAGCACGAGCGGCTCGATCCACTGCGCCTGGACGCCGGGGAGCACCGCCCCCGGATCATAGCCTTCCTTCTCCCGCGCCTCCTTGTTCTTCGTCTCTTCGGCCCGCACCTTGTCGAGGTTTTCCGCCAAGACATACATGTAGCCGGGATAGTAATCGAGCCACTGATTGAGGGTGATCTCGACGTTAATCGCCTGCACGTTGTACTGCTTGACGGGCGCGTACGCGGGACACTTGCCCCCGCCTTCCATGACCGGTTCGCGGCGCGGATCCGACATCAACAGGAGGTCCTGGCCGCCGGCACCATATTGGTGCATCATGGACATGGTGTTGAAGTTCCCCGTGCTGACCTGCTGCACCTGCGGATCCTTGGCCATCTGCTCCATGATCCGTTGATGCTGCCGCTCAACCTGCGCCGAACGATCCGGGCGGCCCGACATCGCGTCTTCCACGACGGTCTGGCCCTTGAGCTGTTCCGCCCACTCCGGCGTGGCGTGCCCCATGGAGGTCTTATGGACCGAAGCATGGCCCTCATGGGACGTGTCTTCAGCCGCGCCGACTAGCGGGAGCGCCAGAAAGGCGCCTGCCGCCAGCAGGCTGACCCAACCATGAAGCGGTTGAATCTGATGGTGATGATTAAGCATGGACCGGCCTCCTTGCTGTGTTGATGAATCTGCTGATCAATAAGGACTGAATGAATCGGGCGAGACATGTATCGAAGCGTCCACACGAGCGATTCCGGCAGTGACGACAGACGTTTGTTGAACGAGGGCTTTCACCGAAGGGGACTCTGTGGTCACGGCAGGCATGCAGACTAGGTTGTGACTAATTATGATGATGTCGCAAAAAGACGAGCCCAAGATACTCAAGTTGAGGAAACGTGTCAACCCTCAAACACGCGGCCAGACCGACGTTCTTTCGATTCGTTCTGACCTTGCGAGGACCGGTTTTATGTGTCCAGTTCGACTCCATCGGCGACGCGCGGCACGAGCCCGTGAGTTCCTTCATCCGGTCCAGTTGTGAGATAATGCCGCGATATGCTTGTCAAGAGATTGCTCGTCGGGCTTCCGCTCAAGACGGCGCAAGCGGCGCATGAGCGTCTATCCAAAACTCTTGCCCTCGCAATCTTTTGCCCGAACCCGCTCTCCTCGGTCGCCTACGCCACGGAAGAAATCCTCCTGGTGCTCGTGCTGGCAGGCACCGTCGCGCTGCATTGGTCCATTCCGCTGAGCTTCGCCATCGTCGGCTTGATCGCGATCCTGAACGTCTCCTACCGGCAAATCATCTACGAATACCCCGAAGGCGGAGGCGCATACCTGGTCGCAAAATCCAATATCGGCGAACTGCCCGGCCTGGTCGCGGCGGCGGCCTTGCTGATCGACTACACCTTGACCGTTGCCGTCAGCACGGCGGCCGGGATCGCGGCCATCACCTCCGCCTGGCCCTCCTTATATGAGCATCGTGTCGCCTTGGGGCTGTCGGCGGTCGCGCTGGTCGTGGTGATCAACCTCCGGGGAGTCAGGGAAACCGGCAAGATCTTCGCGTTTCCGACGTATTTTGCGTTGTTGGCCCTTTCCGCCATGATCATTGTGGGATACGCGCAACTGCTCGTCGGCGGACGCCCCCCGGGCGGGCCTTCCGAAGCCGCGGCCACGCCGATGCTCGAGAGTCTTACGTTTTTCCTGATCTGCCGGGCCTTTGCCGCAGGATGCACCGCCGTCACCGGCATGGAAGTGATCTCCAACGGAGTGAAAGCGTTTCGTCCGCCCGAACCTCGGAACGCCGCGGCGACCATGAGCGTCATGTCGATCATTCTCGCGGGCTTGTTCTTAGGCATCAGCGGGTTGGCCTATTATCATGGCGTCGCGCCGAAGGCGGACGAAACCGTGGTGTCTCAACTGGCGCATCACGTCTTCGGAGACGGCCCGCCGTACTATGTGGTGCAGGCCGCGACCATGATGCTCCTGATCCTGGCGGCCAACAGCAGCTTCAGCGGCTTTCCTCCCCTGGGAAGCGCGCTGGCCCGCGACGGCTATATGCCGCACCAGATGTCCGGTGTGGGGGATCGGCTGGTCTTTTCAAACGGCATTATCATCCTGGGGGTGCTGGCCGGGCTGCTCCTACTCATTTTTGAGGGAGACACCCACGCCCTCATCCCCCTGTATGCCATCGGCGTGTTCATTTCCTTTACCTTGTCTCAAACCGGCATGGTCTTACGATGGAAGACCAAACGGGGGGCGGGATGGCAACGGAAATTGATGGTCAACGGGCTCGGCGCCGTGACGACGGGGATCTCGACGCTCGTGATCACCGCGACGAAATTCACGCAGGGGGCCTGGATTGTGATCCTGCTGATCCCCATTCTCATCGTCTGGTTCCGGTCAATCCGCAGCCATTACAAGGCCGTCGCGGATCAGGTCATGCTCTCCAGGGACCTCCGCCCGCCGCTCCCGCGCCGCAATATCGTGTTGGTGCCGATCGGCGGCGTCAATCGCGCGGTCATTCGTGCCATCGACTATGCCCGACAGGCCTCCAGCGATGTCCGCGCCGTCTTGGTGGATGTCGATCCCGAGGAAACCGCCCGCATCGAGATTCAATGGGCGCAATGGGGATGCGGCGTCCCACTCATCGTCCTGCCCTCGCCCTATCGATCGATCCTCGAAACCCTGCTGGACTATATCGAACAACTCTTGCAGAAGGACCAGGACGGATGGGTGACCGTAGTCCTGCCGGAAATCTTGCCGGCGCGCTGGTGGCAGAACATTCTGCACAATCAGCGCGCCTTGATGTTGAAAGCGGCGCTGTTATTCAAAGAGCGCGTGATCCTCACCGACGTGCCCTACCACCTCCAGCGATAACCGTCAGGAGTCCACCATGTCGATAGCTTGCCCAATGAGACGAGAAATGATCCTGTTTCTGGCCGCCGGCGGACTCAGCCTGTTGCTCGTCGAGCCGGCCTGGCCGTTCAAGATCCTGGAACCAGCCGAGCAGGGACAATTCCAATCCGGCCAGACCGTGACCGCCAGGGTCGATCTCGGCAAGGATACCGGCGTCATCAAGGTCCGGTACTATTGGTATCCGGAGCATGCCGAGACGTTGGTGCAGGGCGACGAGAACGAACCTCAGCCGGCGGGAACTTCGTCGCTCTCCACGGGACCGCGGGGCCGAGAGGAGGACAGCGCGACCGGCCAACCGATCGTCGCAAGGCCGGCCCTGGTCTCGACCGCCGAGAACGACCCGCCCTTCGGGGGAAAGTTGACGATCCCGCGTGAGGCGGTGGGCACTATCCGGCTCCTGGCCGTGGCGGAGATTTCGCGCGGCCGGCTCGGGATTCAGACGTCCTTCGACGAAATCCTCGTCAAGGCCGAGCCTCCCAGTGAACTCACGGCCATCGACTTCGAAACCGACAAGCCCCTGAAGCTCGGCCGGATCGGACAGGCCGCCAGCTATGAACAGGTGGACTTTCGCGGCAAGACTATCGAATTGCCGATTGTCGGCCTCTTCGCCGACGGCGTGACGAGGAGCCTGTCCTCCCCCTCGACCGGCACTACGATCATCTCTTCCAATCCCGAAGTCATCAAAGTGGAGCCCTACGGCTTGCTCCGGCTGACCGGCAGCGGCCGCACCATCCTGACCGTCAAGAATCGTGGCAAGGAAGCTGCGCTGGAGGTCATCGCCGCCCTGTCCGAGGAGCCGAACGAGCCGCCGATCGCCGACGCCGGAGAGAATCGGACGGTGAAATCTGGCCGGAAGGTCGAATTGAACGGTCTCAAAAGCCGGGACCCGGAGGGCGAAGCGCTGTTCTACTATTGGAGCCAGGTCCGCGGCAGCAAGGTGCCGTTGCTCGATCTGAACATGCCCCGGGCGTCCTTCGTCGCGCCGACCGTCTCCGAACCGCGGCTATTCCGGTTCCGGCTGCGGGTCTACGACAAGATGGGGGCGGATAGCTTGCCGGCGTTTGTGGATGTCACGGTGGAACCGTGAGCCCGCGTTGCCCATGGACGCTTCTGCTGCAATCGCGCATTCGCTGCTGCGACAAGCCTACGCGCGCTTCCATTTGCGCGTAGTCGGGCGGGCTCGCCGCTCAGTCGGTCAACGTACCGCGGTGGGTACGCCTTCCTCCTTCTCGGCTCCACGCGCCCGTCTCGCCACGCGACTGCGCGATTTCGCGACGACCCGCCATGGACACCGAGGGCTTTCCCGTTTTTCCAGATAAGAGAGATCTGCACGGTTTGGATTGTCACGGAGAAAGAAAGGATTCGGTGGCATTCCGTCTCACCTGTTTCCCAAGGCTGTACACGAATAACCTGGGCACTCTCGTTGCTGAACACTCCCGCAAACTTTATCCTCAGTCGCATGTCTGCTAGATACCACAAGCCATCGGCTTCAGTTTCCGACCCTCATGTTGTCTCGCAGGAAAACCTTTATCCTGACAAACTGACGGCCAACTAAGACGATATCTGTTTAGGTTGAACCCGTAGACGGTTGTTGTCGTCAAGATCGACAAGAAACACTGCTCGATCAGGCTCTGCCCCATCGCCGTGTGCAAAAATAGTGAACTCATATCGTCGAGGGTCCATCCCAGTTTGTACGAATGTAACGGTATGAGGAACGACGAACGGATTAGCCGGGTTTCCGGGCCATTCATCCTTCATCACCACATCGATGTATTCAGTTTGATCAAGGTCCAATGAAAATTCACGTCTCGCAGCATTATTAGTGACGGGCCTGTCGTGCATAACGCGCAGAGGCACTGGGGTGCGTACCTGGGTCGGTGGTTCAATCTTTTCCAATTGGACTTCTACTCGATCGATTGTGACTCCCCCAACATTCTTCACGCCAACGCGATGTAGTCTCCGTATCGCAGCGTTTCCGTGACTATCAAAGATGGTGTCCACTTGCTCGTATGGATACCCTGTACCGGCAACTATCTTCACCTTTTTTCTTTGCAATTTTTGAAGTTGCTCCTCAAATTGATACACCCACTATTCGCAATTCGTGATACGTAAGAATGGCTGCAACGACGAACCCGGTCAAAAGGAAATATGGCCACCAAGAGGAAGGAAGCGAAATGTTGTGATTTGAAACCATATCCAGTAATCCAAAAGGGTCAGCGAGAAACGTTAATAGAACGTAATACCAATGCTTCACCAAACCTCGGAAAAATAGACCTGCAGATTCTAGAAGTCATTTCAAAACCTTCCGAAGCGTGATCAGGGCACAGGCCAGATGAAAGAAGCCCCCATAAGTGTCCATCAGGCGATCATACCGGACGGTCAGTCGCCGGAAGTTGCCCAGCCAGCCGATCGTGCGCTCCACGATCCAGCGGCGCCGGTAGCGGCGCAACTTGCGCCCGTCCTGAGGGGTGGCCCGCTGGTTATTGGCCCTGGCCGGAATGATCGGCTCAATCCCGCGACGGACCAACAGGGCCCGGGCGGCATTGCTGTCATATCCCCGGTCCGCAATCAGCCGCTCCGGCCGCTTGCGGGGCCGCCCCGGCCGATGCGGGCGTGTCACGGCGATCGTGTCGAGCGTCGCGTCGAGGAGCCGGACCTCCGCCGGGGACGCCGAATCCAGGTATGCTCCCAACGGAGTACCCGCGCCATCGACCAATACCATCCATTTTGTGCCCTTGCCGCGCTTGGTCGGCCCGACGTTGGCGCCCCCGTTTTCGCCGGCGCGAAGCTCCCATCGAGGAAGCACTCGTTCCAGCGCAGTTTCTGCGCGTCATTCAAGTGGGCCAGCAAGGCCCGCCACAGCGTCAGCAAGACCCCGCTGGCTTCCCACTGCCGCAGCCGTCGCCAACAGGTGCTCGGGCTGCCATACCGCTTGGGCAGTTCGCTCCACGGTGCGCCGGTCCACAGAATCCAGAGTATCCCTTCGAAGCAGCGCCGAGCGTCGGCAGGCGGTCGGCCGCCCTTCGGTCGGCGCGGGGCCGGGGGTAAATGGGGACGAATCTGGTCCCATTGCGCATCGGTCAGCTGGCGCCACGCCATGTGTCCTCCTTTCCTTGAAGGCCGTCATGGCGCGGATTCTACTCCTTTTCCGAGGTTTTGAAATAACTTCTAGAAGGTTTTTCATCTGGCTGGCCGAGAGGTAGCCTACCACGTCACTCCAGGATATGTGTCCCAGGATTCAAAGGGAAGCAATGAGGGCATATTCTACATTTTCTGCTTACCCCTGGTCGCCCCGTGCGCTTACTCAACAATCTGGAAGCGCTACTCGCTTAAATCACATTCAGGAAGTCTTGGAGTTTCACCAGTCCGTACTGGAACGGTAGAAGCCGATGCATTCCTTCATTCATTGGGGAACGGAGCACATGATTCCCGCTGAACAGTGACAGACCCCATCAGGCCTTGCTCGCCCGCACCGGCTTATAGGTTTGGCGGGCCTTCCGCAATTCCTCGATGTGCCGCCGCAGAGCGGGGCCGAATTGGGAACGGAGAACCGTTCTGCGCATCGACGCGATAGCGTTCTCCACCTTGTCGATCCGGTTTCTGAGTTGCTCGACCAATTCCTTCCCTGAGCGGGTCAACCATCCAAGGGGCGCCTGTGCATATTCGAGATCCTGAATCGAATAACGCACCGACTCGACCTCCTCCAAACAGCGAAACTGGGCGCGAAGGAGATCGCGCGACGTCAAGCCGGCAGCGCTCCACCGCTTCGGATCTGATCTTCCCCACAAGGCCAACCGCTCAAACAAGAGCGCCCCCATCGTAAACGTAAACGTGGCGTGGAGAATGCCGCGGATCGGGCGAAGGCTGCGCCGCCAGGGAGAATAGAACAGTTCTTGATTGTGGTCTCCCTTATAGAAGACATACTTCCGGAGCAACAGGTTCAGGTGGTGATGGCTGTTCTCATGGATGAGGTCGTCGATGAGGTCCAGTTGATCCCGCTCGAACAAGTTAATGAAGGACAGGCCCGGCCTGTGACGGTAGCTGAAGCTCACGACGCCGCTCGCCTGCAGTGGCACTACTCTCATGGTAAACAGCGACAACAGATCGAGCCCCTCCGGCCAGGCTTCCGCGATCGCGTCAATGGCCCGGTGGAGGCGAGCGATCAAGGTCGTCGGAGAAGGCCGCACATCGAGAGGCCTCCGCTGCCGGTCATACACCAACGTCGGCCCGAGGGTGAGCCCATGTCTCCAACAGGCATCGGCCGCTCTTACATACACCGGCGGATGGTACGTGCATTGCCACCTCGGCTCATCCTCGGAGACGAGGATCACGGACCGCTTGCGACCGACTTTGAGAGCTATCTCACCGGTCGAAATCTCGAATCGCGGGGAAGAGCGTCTGCCGCTCGCCCGCATGGGAACTACCGGAGGCATGGACACGAAGGCGCCATCGAGACCGACCGAAAGCGTCCTCGATGCTTGGGCGCGTTCCAAGTCAACATCGAGATCGCCCGGGACGATCCACCGCTTCCGCTTCCCATATCGCAACCATCGACAGGGTAAGCCAGGCACGAGAGTCAGAGATTCCTGTATCAACTCCCGGCTCAGACGTTCGCACAGCTTGGCCAAGCGCGGAACAAGACGCGAGGGCTCAGGCCTTCGGTTCGGAAAGAGCTCGTCCAGGTACGTATGTTCATAGAACCGTTCCAGACACTCGGCGAGAAACTGCTCGGCGAACTCCGCTCGATCGGGCTCGCGCTGGAGTTGCGACAGGACGTCGATGAAATACAGCAGGTCGTTCAAGCCCTCGACCCATCCGACGACTTTCCATGAATCCAAGGCCTCAGGGCTCAGCACGTCTCCAAGCAAGCGAAAATAGGAGAGCGGCAGATCGAATCGATCGACGGCTTCGGGATACTGTTGCTCCAGGTCATCACAAAGCTCTCGCAGGAGTGTCTTGATCGACCGGCGAAACGAGTGCTTCAGGCGGGTGAGCCAGGCTATGTGGAAGGGATCGAGCGGCACAGGGATCCAATTCGATGCGACCACCACTGATGGTCGAGGCGCACTCTATCGCAGAGAGGATCAGAGGGGCAAATTTATGAAGATTTGGGAAGAAGGAGTTGAGAGGGCAATTGGAATCACTGATTCTCTTATCGCCACCTGCCGTCTTGGTGAGAGCGACTCTTTGAGAGCCACCTCCAGGACGGCAGGACCTCGCACCGGCTTCAAGCCGTCATCGCCACAGCCGGGGACGTCGGATCAGCTTCGGGCTGCTTTTCGGGGGCATCCACAACCACCAGCCTCGGCGCTTGCGAGGCCTGAGCCGCCCGATGCTTCAGAATCAACGGGTCCACAATGTTGCCGCAGGCCACGCATCGCCAAGTCTTGATCCACATGGGCCCCAGGCTTTCCTTGACATCGAGCAGGTGATCTTCAACCATCAGCCCGTGACAACGTGTGCACTTCATGTTCGCCTCCTTTGTTTGTCCGGTTTCGGTCATTCTGTTTGCGCGTCTCACGGGGCTGTCATCGCAACGCAGATGCCATGAATGCGGCCGCCATCAGCTCAAAATTCGACTGTTTCGCAGACGATCACAAATCATTAGAATTGGCGAGGTTATGAGAAAGGCGGACGATGCCTGTCCGACCGGCCTCGCGGGGCTCCCATCGATCGGGAGGGGGTGCCGGCCTCGATCAATCCCTCGAAAGGTTGGGCACGAGGAGGATCATGTCGCTGTCTGCGGCGGAAATTGGCGCTGTCCTGTCCGAAATTCGGCCGGCTCTTCTTGGCGGATGGGTTCAGAAAATCTACCAACCCACAGACACCGCCATCACCCTGGAAGTTCGCGTACCGGGCAAGACCGTCGCCTTGCATCTCTCCGTCTTCCCAGGCGCGACACGGCTGCACCTGCTGTCGGCCCACTTGCCGAACCCCGAGCGCCCCCCGTCCTTCTGTCAACTGCTTCGCGCCCACCTGCTCGGAGCGCGGGTCGAAGAACTCCAGCAATGGCAAGGGGACCGGATCGTCGAGATCAGGCTGCAAACCAAGGAGGGGACTCGAACACTGGCGGCGGAACTTACAGGACGGAGCGCGAACCTATTCTATGTCGATGCGACCGGTCACGTGCGTGCGGCCCTCCGGCCGGCGCCGGAACGGACCGGTAAACCCTGGCTCGCTGGAATCGGCCAGCCCGGGACAGATCCGCCGCAGACCACGCGACAGCGGTTCACGCCGTCATCGGCCTCTGCGGACGATCCGGACTATCCGGTGTCGCAAGCGATTGAGCAGCATTACGCGCAAGAGGAATCGGAGGCGCAGGCCCGGCGTCTTGAACAAGAACGGTTGCAGAGCTTGACCCGCCAGTTGAAACGTCTTACCCGGCGCATCCTCGGCATGGAGGAAGACCTTGACAAGGCTCGGCGTTATGAATCCTACGGACGTTACGGCGAGTTGCTGAAAGCCCACCTCGCCCAGGTGCAGAAAGGACAGGACCGGGTGACCGTAGAAGATTACTTTGATCCCGAGCTGACGCCAATCACGATCCCGTTGGATCCGGCCAAGACTCCCACGGCTAACATGCACGACTATTTTCAGAAACATCGGAAGTTTCTTGCCGCCGAGACCGAGATCCGTCCGAGGCTGGAGGCGGCGGAACGAGAGCAGACACAACTCCGGGAAGAGATCGACCGGATTCGCCGCGGCGAGTGGCGCCCACCGGCCGGCAAGGAACCGACCACGAACCGGCGTCGCAGCCAGCTAGGCGATCGTCAGGGCCGACCGGGTCACGCGCCTCCCCGCCGAGGCCCGTTCCGCCGGTTCACGTCCGTCGATGGACATCCGATTTATGTCGGACGGAACGCCCAGGAGAACGAAGAACTCACCCACCGGTTTGCGCAGGGGGACGATCTCTGGCTCCACGCCCGTGGTGTTCCCGGCTCCCATGTCGTCGTGCGCCTTCCGAAAGGCCTTGAGCCCCCCCTCGAAACACTCAGGGACGCCGCCACGCTCGCGATTCTCTACAGTGATTTCAAGAAGAGCGGCAAGGGCGATGTGATCTACACCAGGAAGAAGTGGGTGAAGAAGGCGAAAGGAAGAGCCGCCGGCACGGTGACGGTCACTCAGGAACGAACGATCTTCCTCCAATTGGATAAGACAAGATTGGACCGGCTGAAAAATACCGCGGGCTTATTGCATCGGGATCATGAGATCAACTGAGTTCACAATAAGAACCTACCATCATGAAAGAGGTGATAAAGGGGTGATAGTCGGTAGGCTGTATGTAGGCCATGGGAAGAGCAAGAAGAACTGTCAGAGGAGAGTGACAAAGTAAATTAAGAGGGCCTGCGGGTTCGAAGCCTCTTAGCGACAAGTGAGGCATGTATGCCGGGCGCCAGCACAGTGAGAAAGGCGGAAAGAGTTTGACCAGATTGGGGAGGATTGTATCATTGACTCTGAGCGCGCTGAGATCTGAATCGGCTTACTATATCGTCGAATATCGTCTAGGCACCGGTCCCATGTCAGGCGGGAAGGGAGCGGAACAGCCAGTTGTTTACGCAGCCCCCTCCAATTCCTATCTCCGACTTTCAGGTCCTCTTTGAGTCTGCACCGGGACTTTATCTCGTGCTGACGCCCGAGTTGACCATTGTGGCGGCCAGTGATGCCTATCTGCGGGCCACAATGACCAAGCGGGAGGCGATACTGGGACGTTACCTCTTCGATGTCTTCCCCGATAATCCAAACGATCCGGGTGCAACCGGCGTGTCGAACCTGCGGACCTCGCTGGAACGAGCCTTACAGAACCGGGCACCGGATGCCATGGCCGTGCAAAAGTACGACATTCGGCGCCCGGATTCAGAGGGAGGAGGATTCGAGGAACGGTACTGGAGCCCGGTCAATTCACCGGTCTTCGGTAAACAGGGAGAGGTCGCTTATCTCATCCATCGTGTTGAGGACGTCACAGAGTTTATCCGGGCCAAGCGTGCGGGAAGCGTGCAAGACCGGATGACTAAAGAATTGCGAGCGCGTGCGGCCGAAATGGAAGTGGAAATCATTCACCGAGCCCAGCAACTTCAGGAGGTCAACACTCGACTCCGAGGAGAACTGGAAGCCCGCAAACAGGCGGAGAACGAACTGGAACGGTTCTTCTCGCTCTCGCTGGACATGCTCTGTATCGCCACCTCGGACGGTTATTTCAAGCGTGTCAATCCAGCCTTCACACGTACGCTGGGGTGGAGCGTCGAGGAAATGCTGGCACGACCATTCCTCGACTTTGTCCATCCTGATGATCGCTCCACTACGGTCCGCGAGGTCGAAAAGCAGGTCATGTCCGGGGAGTTGGTGCTTCAATTCGAAAACCGGTATCGCCATAAGGATGGCTCGTGGCGCCTGCTGTCCTGGAAGTCGGTGCCCCAGCCGGACGGGCTCATGTATGCCGTGGCGCGCGACGTCACTGAGCGCAAGCAGGCGGAAGAGTCGCTCCGGCGCGCCTACGATGAGTTGGAGATGCGGGTGCAAGAACGCACGGCGGAGATCACGGCGAAAAGCCGGGATCTGGAAACGCTCCTGTATGTCACGTCGCATGATCTACGGGAGCCACTTCGGT
The DNA window shown above is from Nitrospira tepida and carries:
- a CDS encoding APC family permease, yielding MLVKRLLVGLPLKTAQAAHERLSKTLALAIFCPNPLSSVAYATEEILLVLVLAGTVALHWSIPLSFAIVGLIAILNVSYRQIIYEYPEGGGAYLVAKSNIGELPGLVAAAALLIDYTLTVAVSTAAGIAAITSAWPSLYEHRVALGLSAVALVVVINLRGVRETGKIFAFPTYFALLALSAMIIVGYAQLLVGGRPPGGPSEAAATPMLESLTFFLICRAFAAGCTAVTGMEVISNGVKAFRPPEPRNAAATMSVMSIILAGLFLGISGLAYYHGVAPKADETVVSQLAHHVFGDGPPYYVVQAATMMLLILAANSSFSGFPPLGSALARDGYMPHQMSGVGDRLVFSNGIIILGVLAGLLLLIFEGDTHALIPLYAIGVFISFTLSQTGMVLRWKTKRGAGWQRKLMVNGLGAVTTGISTLVITATKFTQGAWIVILLIPILIVWFRSIRSHYKAVADQVMLSRDLRPPLPRRNIVLVPIGGVNRAVIRAIDYARQASSDVRAVLVDVDPEETARIEIQWAQWGCGVPLIVLPSPYRSILETLLDYIEQLLQKDQDGWVTVVLPEILPARWWQNILHNQRALMLKAALLFKERVILTDVPYHLQR
- a CDS encoding PKD domain-containing protein — protein: MILFLAAGGLSLLLVEPAWPFKILEPAEQGQFQSGQTVTARVDLGKDTGVIKVRYYWYPEHAETLVQGDENEPQPAGTSSLSTGPRGREEDSATGQPIVARPALVSTAENDPPFGGKLTIPREAVGTIRLLAVAEISRGRLGIQTSFDEILVKAEPPSELTAIDFETDKPLKLGRIGQAASYEQVDFRGKTIELPIVGLFADGVTRSLSSPSTGTTIISSNPEVIKVEPYGLLRLTGSGRTILTVKNRGKEAALEVIAALSEEPNEPPIADAGENRTVKSGRKVELNGLKSRDPEGEALFYYWSQVRGSKVPLLDLNMPRASFVAPTVSEPRLFRFRLRVYDKMGADSLPAFVDVTVEP
- a CDS encoding IS5 family transposase produces the protein MLPRWELRAGENGGANVGPTKRGKGTKWMVLVDGAGTPLGAYLDSASPAEVRLLDATLDTIAVTRPHRPGRPRKRPERLIADRGYDSNAARALLVRRGIEPIIPARANNQRATPQDGRKLRRYRRRWIVERTIGWLGNFRRLTVRYDRLMDTYGGFFHLACALITLRKVLK
- a CDS encoding aKG-HExxH-type peptide beta-hydroxylase; the encoded protein is MPLDPFHIAWLTRLKHSFRRSIKTLLRELCDDLEQQYPEAVDRFDLPLSYFRLLGDVLSPEALDSWKVVGWVEGLNDLLYFIDVLSQLQREPDRAEFAEQFLAECLERFYEHTYLDELFPNRRPEPSRLVPRLAKLCERLSRELIQESLTLVPGLPCRWLRYGKRKRWIVPGDLDVDLERAQASRTLSVGLDGAFVSMPPVVPMRASGRRSSPRFEISTGEIALKVGRKRSVILVSEDEPRWQCTYHPPVYVRAADACWRHGLTLGPTLVYDRQRRPLDVRPSPTTLIARLHRAIDAIAEAWPEGLDLLSLFTMRVVPLQASGVVSFSYRHRPGLSFINLFERDQLDLIDDLIHENSHHHLNLLLRKYVFYKGDHNQELFYSPWRRSLRPIRGILHATFTFTMGALLFERLALWGRSDPKRWSAAGLTSRDLLRAQFRCLEEVESVRYSIQDLEYAQAPLGWLTRSGKELVEQLRNRIDKVENAIASMRRTVLRSQFGPALRRHIEELRKARQTYKPVRASKA
- a CDS encoding Rqc2 family fibronectin-binding protein, translated to MSLSAAEIGAVLSEIRPALLGGWVQKIYQPTDTAITLEVRVPGKTVALHLSVFPGATRLHLLSAHLPNPERPPSFCQLLRAHLLGARVEELQQWQGDRIVEIRLQTKEGTRTLAAELTGRSANLFYVDATGHVRAALRPAPERTGKPWLAGIGQPGTDPPQTTRQRFTPSSASADDPDYPVSQAIEQHYAQEESEAQARRLEQERLQSLTRQLKRLTRRILGMEEDLDKARRYESYGRYGELLKAHLAQVQKGQDRVTVEDYFDPELTPITIPLDPAKTPTANMHDYFQKHRKFLAAETEIRPRLEAAEREQTQLREEIDRIRRGEWRPPAGKEPTTNRRRSQLGDRQGRPGHAPPRRGPFRRFTSVDGHPIYVGRNAQENEELTHRFAQGDDLWLHARGVPGSHVVVRLPKGLEPPLETLRDAATLAILYSDFKKSGKGDVIYTRKKWVKKAKGRAAGTVTVTQERTIFLQLDKTRLDRLKNTAGLLHRDHEIN
- a CDS encoding sensor histidine kinase; protein product: MFTQPPPIPISDFQVLFESAPGLYLVLTPELTIVAASDAYLRATMTKREAILGRYLFDVFPDNPNDPGATGVSNLRTSLERALQNRAPDAMAVQKYDIRRPDSEGGGFEERYWSPVNSPVFGKQGEVAYLIHRVEDVTEFIRAKRAGSVQDRMTKELRARAAEMEVEIIHRAQQLQEVNTRLRGELEARKQAENELERFFSLSLDMLCIATSDGYFKRVNPAFTRTLGWSVEEMLARPFLDFVHPDDRSTTVREVEKQVMSGELVLQFENRYRHKDGSWRLLSWKSVPQPDGLMYAVARDVTERKQAEESLRRAYDELEMRVQERTAEITAKSRDLETLLYVTSHDLREPLRSIENFSRMVHDRYGEKLEEKGQDFLSRVIRAARRMDRLLADILALSRAQRMEIPDDDIDGETIVQEALTRLEDVVSKTGAHVRIARTLPRLRVNKTWATQAVYNLLANALKFTCHGEPADIEVLPYHSKESNAALGLAVCDRGPGVAPEHAERIFQLFQRAVGREVDGTGAGLAIVRQVAERHGGRAWVQPRVGGGSEFILTFGTTPAMERSPA